Genomic DNA from Aggregatilinea lenta:
CACGCATGGCCGCGCTTGATACGACGCTCAAAAATTCCAAATCGCTCTTCGGTCGTGAGCAGCTTGCCATGCTGCAGATTGGCTTCTTCGGCGTATTCGATGGCGGCCTCTCGTCCGCCAGGGCGAATTTCGGCGTCCAGTGGCTCGATGTCCTGCTGGACTCGCAGCGCACGTTCCATGCCGCTGCAGCGATTGAAGCCGTCCGCCAGATACTTCCCTGATCCGTCTTCTGAGCGGAAGAGCACGATCGGATCGCGGTAACGTCCGCCGTTGATCAGCACCTGGCTGAGTTCGTCCACGTAAGCTTCGTCCAGGTCGCCGATCCGGACCTGGATCTCCGGATCGAACGTGATTTCTTCCAATGGCACGCGACGATGCTCGATACGATTGCGCTCTGCTTCCAGTAGACGCTCCTCGTCGAGAAACGTGTTGTCTGCAACGTCGGAAGGGGTCGCATAATCCGCGCCAGTCATTCCCCGACGCGCCATCTGTGCTCGTCTACTAGCCATTGCAAACCGCCTCCACCTCGTCGATGAGTTCCCAAGCATGACCAGCCGCATCGTGGTTGGGAACGTATGCAAAGACCGGTACCCCGTAATAGGGCGCCTCGGACCAAACCACAGACTGCGGTATCGGATTCCAGACCTGCCCCGGATAATGGAGGTTCAGCTCTTCCAGGTTCCGGCGATGTTCGATGCTCACGGCGCGGAATTTGTTGGGGATGATACCAGCCAGGTTGAGTTCCTTGTTGTAGGCTGCCCGCACCGCACGAATACGCAGTAGCGTTTCGCGGACCCCATCCAGACTCAGGTATTCGAGTTCGGTGGGGCAGAGCAGATAATCGGTCGCCAGATAGATCAACGCGTGCAGGTCGCCCGGCGTCGGCGCCGTATCGATGATTACGTAGTCGAAGAAGGGTCGACCGTTCTTGCCGACCACTGCGAGCTCCGACAAGCGCTCGGCCAGTATCCAGGCGCTATCAACGTTCGTCGCGATCTTGCGCGTGTCAACGTTTGATCCGATCAGGTACAGGTTGGTGCGCGGCCCCGCACCGCCATACCGCTCCGGCTCGACGGCGTGAAGCACATCGCGCCAGGGTGCGCCTTTGACGAGCAGATCATAGAGCGCCGGATTCTGGCGAACCCCGAGGCTCACAGTTGCGTGCCCCTGCTCTTCCGCATCGACGAGCAGAACGCTGTGGCCTCGTGTGGCCAGGCCCGCAGCAACGGTGACAGCGCCGGTCGTTTTGCCGACACCCCCTTTTTGATTGCCGAACGTGAGAATCTTCATCCTTCCCCCAAAATGAGAACTTCGACGCCGAGAGCTTCGGCGTACCGGATTAGTGGATCGAGGTGCTCGCCGGATGCGGTGCGCCCGACGACCACCGGGCGCAGCGCAGGATTGATCGCCTGGCGATACAGCAACACCTGCCCGACAGCCGTAAAGAAATTTGATCGGGAGAGCTGTCCTTTGAGTTCATAAACCGCCTCTTCGGTCACGATATCGGCTACGCCCGCCGCACAGGGCACCTGCCGCTCGACGGCATGTCCTGCACGTCTCAAGCGCTTGGCGAACGCGGTTTCCATCGCACGCTCATTTTTCGCTTCACGCGGTGAGTCATTTTCGAACAACTTGGAGATGGGCTTGCGGTAGGTGAGATCCGTGGAAAAGTCGTAGAGGGTGTGGAAAATCCACATGCCATCCCGGTTTTGCCCGACGGCTGCCACGGCGTCGTGCGCAAAACAGTGCGCCTCTACGATGTCGGCACAAGCACGCCCACGTTCCCCTTCGCCCAGATACGTCATGTCAGCAAAGAGGCTGTAGGGTTTGAGTTTGCTCGTATCTCCCGTTTGCATCACGTAGGCCCAATCGTCGATGACGTCCTGGTCCAGAACCATGCCCTCGGGCTGGATCACGTTGATGGCGCTCAAGGGAAGCTTAACGATACGAGGATGGACTGATTTGGGCGCAGTAGGACACAAGGCGAGCACGGCATACCACCAGCCATCAGGGAGATTGTGTTTGATGGCGTATGGGTGTCGTTTCGAGAGCTGCTCAGCGCGCAGCAGCATGTGGCGCTTCAGCGGA
This window encodes:
- a CDS encoding ParA family protein translates to MKILTFGNQKGGVGKTTGAVTVAAGLATRGHSVLLVDAEEQGHATVSLGVRQNPALYDLLVKGAPWRDVLHAVEPERYGGAGPRTNLYLIGSNVDTRKIATNVDSAWILAERLSELAVVGKNGRPFFDYVIIDTAPTPGDLHALIYLATDYLLCPTELEYLSLDGVRETLLRIRAVRAAYNKELNLAGIIPNKFRAVSIEHRRNLEELNLHYPGQVWNPIPQSVVWSEAPYYGVPVFAYVPNHDAAGHAWELIDEVEAVCNG